A DNA window from Vigna angularis cultivar LongXiaoDou No.4 chromosome 1, ASM1680809v1, whole genome shotgun sequence contains the following coding sequences:
- the LOC108321876 gene encoding transmembrane emp24 domain-containing protein p24delta4 — translation MRNRGVSTFLLLFFFFFFSINLVPSALAIWLTVPATGTKCVSEEIQHNVVVLADYVVIPSDHSKNPTLAVKVTSPYGNNLHHSENTTHGNIAFTTQEAGNYLACFWVDSHSQGGGEVNVNLDWKIGIAAKDWDSVARKEKIEGVELELRKLEGAVEAIHENLLYLKGREAEMRIVSEKTNARVAWFSIMSLGICITVSGLQLWYLKRFFQKKKLI, via the exons ATGCGGAACAGAGGTGTGTCAACGTTCTTACTcctgttctttttcttcttcttctcaatcAATTTGGTTCCTTCTGCTCTTGCTATCTGGCTTACCGTGCCCGCCACTGGTACCAAGTGCGTCTCTGAAGAAATCCAACACAACGTCGTCGTTTTGGCCGACTATGTCGTTATACCCAGTGATCATTCCAAGAATCCCACCCTCGCTGTCAAG GTAACATCACCATATGGAAACAATCTTCATCACAGTGAGAACACAACTCATGGTAATATCGCATTTACTACTCAAGAGGCTGGAAACTACCTGGCATGCTTCTGGGTGGATAGCCATAGTCAAGGAGGTGGTGAGGTTAATGTAAACCTTGATTGGAAAATTGGGATTGCAGCCAAGGACTGGGATTCGGTTGCTAGAAAAGAGAAGATTGAG GGAGTTGAGCTTGAGCTGAGAAAGCTAGAAGGAGCAGTGGAGGCCATACATGAGAATTTGCTTTATCTCAAGGGCAG GGAAGCTGAGATGAGGATTGTGAGTGAAAAAACAAATGCTAGGGTGGCATGGTTTAGCATTATGTCCTTGGGTATCTGCATAACTGTTTCAGGTTTGCAATTGTGGTATCTGAAGCGGTTCTTCCAGAAGAAGAAGCTTATATAG